The sequence CACAATAAAATACTGAAACAGAATCTAGTGGCTGAAAGACGTGCCTGAAAATTGCACTATGTGGTTCTTACGAAATACGAAAGATGCATCCTTATGGACGACGAATCGTACGTGAAGATGTTTAATGGGCTGCTTCTCGGACAAAAAATCTATAAAGCCATTGGTCGAGACGATAGCAAGTTCAAATTCCCCAGAAAGTTTATAAAATGGCAATGTATTTGCAACCtcggacaaaaaaaaaacagtgtttcGCGACAAACAAGTCTATGGATTCCCAGGTGTACAAGCAGGAACATCTGAAAAGCGGATTCTTAATTCTACCGTCAACTCCACCCAATATAGaaatattgggcaattgtcaaacaGAAGTAAGAAGAATGGAACGAGGACTCGGGATGTAATAGAGATGAAGCAATGATGAAACAAAGGGGCCGCTCAAGTTAGCCAACAGAGTGTCTAAATCAGAATAATTTTCTCGCTATTTTTCCTTTAAAGGGCAATAAATTACCTTCTTGTTTAGTACTTAACTATTCCAATTATAATGTTAGTCGCCAAGTAATTTCTCATCGTTTACACGTTATGAGAAAGATTCAGAAGGTGAAAAAGGGTTCCTTGTGAGCGGAATGATGGACAAGAAAAGCGGAAAACGTTGagcgaaattttgcgtttttcgaCATGTAACAAAGGATTTTCTGCACCTGATCGTGACGAGACATGAGAAATGGATTCATTTTAAGAATCCTAAGCGCAGAAAATCATTTATCGACTTTGGTCAACTATCGTGAAACGTAACAACTTCGGGAAGAAAACGATGCTGTGCATTTGGTGGGCTCAAAAAGGTGTTTACGATTTTCTCAAACCAACGGAAACTGTTAATATTAATCGATGCCGAAAGCAATTGATGAAATTTAACCAAGCATtgctcgaaaaacaaaaaagtatGCATTATAGATCAGGTAAAGTCCGAAAGCGGTCAAAAACATCAATTCTTAACTCAGACGGAAATTTTTGCCACACTCGCTATACTCTCCAGACTTGGCCCCTTCCGAGtatcatttgttttcatcgatgtctCACGTACTTGCTTTGAACACTTTTCATTCGATTGCTGCAAGTGTTCATTCCTAAGTAGTTTAAAGCAAATTTGATTAAATAGGAGTGATAATACAAAAATTGATGTAAACCTacaccaaaacaaaaattttgccCCTAATGTAGTGTCTATCGTCGTGAAATAGCTAAGCGTTCGTCAAGCTGCTGATTCATAATTTCACAAACAGTTTATATAAGTGTCTGTATCTTTTTCCTTTTACAGTGGGAGAACTTTAGTTACGTTTCTTCGAGATTTAAAAAACAACAATGTTGAACATTCATCGTCATCTGGTTTGAAATTTCATATTCGTTGaatttgaaaagttgaaaagtatTGCTCGGAAATTTCATTCCAAGTGCATTGGAAGGTACTCTGCCATAAATTACAAGCACAAGTAAAGCACCACCCGGAGGATTCGTCTACACGGAGGCTATGGTTCATTTCTTGCCAGCAAGGAGCTAAACCAGACAGCGCTGACTCAACATATGTAGAATTCGAGTGGATGATTGATTAGCGACTAGTCCCAGTAACATTCGACTACTTACTCTGGTTTGGGTAGATGCGCGTTCAGGTCCAGTTTGGCGCAAATTTCGTCCCAATCGGGGAAGCAGCGCTCCTTGATTCGCGATACGTGCCCAACCAGATTCGGGCAGTTCTCTTGCATGTATTCCTTGACGGCGTATTTCACCTCGTCCGAAATGTAGTGAATTTGGGCAAGCACGGAGAAAGCGACACAATCGAGCTGAAGGAGAAAAGGAAAAATTGAAGAATTGTTAGCTGTTGCACTAGAGACTTTCCACTGAAGTTCTGGATGTCACTTACAGTGGTTGGCTCATCACCAAAGAAGAATGGTTTGTCTGCCAACAGTTCGGACAGCACCTTCAGATCCAGTTTTCCGAATTCCTCGATTTCCTCGGGCTTGTGTACACCGAGGCCCTGCGCTTTCACCTTTTTGGATCCCTGTAAATACTTGTGTTGTTAGAATGGATGACAGTGGATTAAAAACGGGTGCACACTACAGAGATATTTCATGCATATAATAGAGGACATTCCGCTTAATGTGTAAGTAGATTGTGTTGACATGCTGGATGTTTATGAGGAGTGTTTCGAGAAGATAATTACAAAACTGAAGTTTCATCGGAAAACACGCAACCAAACAGTGAACATAAACAATAAATTCATATAATGGAATGCCTCTATAATGGAATATGAAACGCTGGTTCTACCTTGCGTCCGAATTGGAACTTGAAGAAGAAATTAAGCACAGGGTTTGGCAAACGGCTGCCAAGGGCGTGCTGCAGGTTGACCTTGTAACCCTTAATCATTTGCTCAGGATTCTTGCTACGCCAGAACAGCAACACCCAAATAAGATGGTTTTCGATCATGGAAATCATAGCGTGGGCAATATTGCGCTGCTCCTGAGTCAGAGCTGCATCCAGGTCCTTCTCGTAGCGCTGGGCCAGCTCCTTAATGATGATGGCCGAGTCGGCGATTTCCTCTCCGTTCACTTCGACGAATGGCAGTTGTCCTTTCTTGGAACGCAGCTTCAGTTTATGGTCAATGTTCTATTGATGGAAAGTAGAAGAAAACACATTATTAATGTTAGACCTTTAACACTCAATTTATCAGGGATTAGTTTCGATTATTGAAATAATTAATGACTTATTGATAGATATGATTGATAGGATGGTAAACACGAATCCAGGAACGAATTACCGAATTCTTTATCAGCACAACGTTTGATTTTTGTCAAAAATAGAGTTTCGACTCGTTGCTTTAATATGTGGGCAATTAAAGACTGTTTTTGTGATGTGAATTATGATCGAATACTTCAATATGACGACTTAGGAAGTTTCAcgcatttttattattttgaaatcgaaaaacGAGTAGCAAATCAAAATCTTTTACTGATGTAAACATTATATTGAAACTTCCATGATGAACAACAAAAACCTCTCTTCTGCAatccagaaaaaatctggatttTTATTATCGTTCACTAATACCAGTGagtgattttttatatttaaaagaatgcattttattattttaaatataaattccAGAAATGTCAAAACAATAGTAAACATAATATTTTTCCGGTAGGGGCCCTGACTTCTTATTTATATTTGCTAGCAGTTTAGacttataaaataataaaatttaaaaataatatttttaaagttttttgttctACCAAGAAACCTGTTTCATTTTTCACATTTCGATTAAACGAACGATGATGGTTGTGTCGATTGAACTATCAAAAGccataatttgaatttgataagTTAAAATAAAAATAGGCTTTCACGAATGGCGTTTGTTAGAGATAGTACGATTGTGATTGATGATGTTTTTCGCTGGACAGAGGAAAAAATCTCTGCAAACCACGTGTAACACACCTTTCAGGGGTTGAAATCATTCCGCAAGCATCGTAGCACAGATTGCGGACAAACGCATGTTCACTCGGTATCTCTTCATCCCGGGACGGAAGAAATCATGCGAAGCAAAAAACACTGGATCGATAAAGGCAGACATGTTTGTGCTCGGATGCCCTACATTTTGGACCATTTTGGGGGTGCTTGGAAGGTTACCTAGGGGGGATGGAGCAGTGTAGTCGAGCTCGGGAGATGAAAAAACTCATCCCAACTCCGAAGTAAAATGACTCGACGGcagtgacgatgatgatgatgatggtgtgcTGCGAATCTGCGTTCCATGAGCCTGAATGATTCTCCACCCTACCCTGGGGTGTGGTTGCCTTTTCCAAAGCTCACTGGCCTGGCTCAATGCAGGGAATGTGAAACGTAGGAAGCGGCCAGCATACACAGCACCGGAAAGCGGAAGTCGGTCGCCGTCGTCTACAAGAAGAAATGCCGGcccgggattttttttttctgcaaactACTCTCGTGATGAGGATAGTAGTAGTGGTGAGTATAATCCTAGTAGCAATACACAGAGCATAGAAAATGCCGGGTCTACCTCAACGTATCGGCAGCACCACTAATGTCGCACATTCTGTCTTCACTACCAATTATCAGTGGTATTCGTTTATTCttcgatttcatgtacttcccttAAATTCGACGCTCACGCTTTTAGTAAAGACTGCTTGCTGCGGAGTTAAGTAGATGTCGATGTGTTACGTAGATACAGTTTGTCATGTTGATTGCATATATGAAGGCGTTTGACAATTTTCTCTCTGTAGAAGTGATTCTGATTTCAATCAGGGTTGTATCATTTTGTTGTTTTCAGTTGCTTAccaaataaacaattgattttgagttattgaaattaaaggtTCTATTGATATCCACCAATAAAATTGTGAAGTAGTAGTATCTATTTTGCAGagataattttaaaaatttatcgaaTAACTTTTACTTATAAATCAAACGGCAAGCAAACTTCTGATAATTGAAGTGCGGCAATAATTTCGATATGCTATGTCGATTGTACCCGCTTTCTACGTAAGCACATTTCCCATCTTTCTGGAAAATTGTGTTAATAGTTG comes from Malaya genurostris strain Urasoe2022 chromosome 3, Malgen_1.1, whole genome shotgun sequence and encodes:
- the LOC131439533 gene encoding failed axon connections isoform X2 — translated: MATEVENKPLTTEEEKKTEQPAAGAEKKEDGAAAVTVSAEGDKKIADGEKAVTENHAAEVGAGDAAATSGTDQAAAAPAKKEKEVKPTVHKANFEKDVVYLYQFTRTPLLPSMSPYCLKVETWLRLAGLKYENIDHKLKLRSKKGQLPFVEVNGEEIADSAIIIKELAQRYEKDLDAALTQEQRNIAHAMISMIENHLIWVLLFWRSKNPEQMIKGYKVNLQHALGSRLPNPVLNFFFKFQFGRKGSKKVKAQGLGVHKPEEIEEFGKLDLKVLSELLADKPFFFGDEPTTLDCVAFSVLAQIHYISDEVKYAVKEYMQENCPNLVGHVSRIKERCFPDWDEICAKLDLNAHLPKPEPEAKENKEGADTEKTAEQDKNESEKELEKDNSNEKTEKKEEKSEKAAVEENKEKEEAAAK
- the LOC131439533 gene encoding failed axon connections isoform X1 — its product is MATEVENKPLTTEEEKKTEQPAAGAEKKEDGAAAVTVSAEGDKKIADGEKAVTENHAAEVGAGDAAATSGTDQAAAAPAKKEKEVKPTVHKANFEKDVVYLYQFTRTPLLPSMSPYCLKVETWLRLAGLKYENIDHKLKLRSKKGQLPFVEVNGEEIADSAIIIKELAQRYEKDLDAALTQEQRNIAHAMISMIENHLIWVLLFWRSKNPEQMIKGYKVNLQHALGSRLPNPVLNFFFKFQFGRKYLQGSKKVKAQGLGVHKPEEIEEFGKLDLKVLSELLADKPFFFGDEPTTLDCVAFSVLAQIHYISDEVKYAVKEYMQENCPNLVGHVSRIKERCFPDWDEICAKLDLNAHLPKPEPEAKENKEGADTEKTAEQDKNESEKELEKDNSNEKTEKKEEKSEKAAVEENKEKEEAAAK